The following proteins come from a genomic window of Nitrososphaerota archaeon:
- a CDS encoding Lrp/AsnC family transcriptional regulator: MIKKLDKKNIELLKLLQEDGRASYTNLAKEIGISETAIYMRIKKLMNEGYIKKFQAILDSNKLGLNLIAFIGIKASPSKYDDVLKALVKMPEICELYDITGEYYCLAKVRSMNQEELAKILDKIGHIDGVISSDTKIVLRTIKETLELPIEILFK; this comes from the coding sequence TTGATAAAAAAATTAGATAAAAAAAATATAGAATTGCTTAAGCTTCTTCAAGAAGATGGTAGAGCATCTTATACAAATCTTGCTAAAGAAATCGGAATAAGTGAAACAGCAATTTATATGCGTATAAAAAAACTTATGAATGAAGGTTATATTAAAAAATTTCAAGCAATTTTAGATTCAAACAAATTAGGATTAAACTTAATAGCTTTTATAGGCATTAAAGCATCTCCATCCAAATATGATGATGTTTTAAAAGCATTAGTAAAAATGCCTGAAATATGTGAGTTATACGATATTACAGGAGAATATTATTGTTTAGCTAAAGTAAGAAGTATGAATCAGGAAGAATTGGCAAAAATACTGGATAAAATAGGTCATATCGATGGAGTAATATCGAGTGATACAAAAATAGTTTTACGTACGATTAAAGAAACTCTTGAACTTCCAATCGAAATATTATTTAAATAA